GAGATCCCGCGCGGCATGTTCACGAACCGGACGCGCAGGGCGTAGATGAGCGATCCGATGGTCTGGAGGGGAGCGAAGACGACCTCCAGGAGAATGAAGAGCAGCACGCTCACGGCCCGCTACCTGCTACCGCTACTGCAGGATGTCGCTCTCTTCGGCTATGCGGACGATCACGTCTGCATCCTCGGGGAGCAGGATCCGGCGGGCCACCGACTCGTCGGCGGCGCGGCGGACGGCGGCCACGAAGCCCGCGTGGTCGCCGTAGCGCTCTTCCAGTGACAGGCGCGGATCTCCGTTGGCCTCCCGCTCCGCACGGGTCCGGGCGAACGGGAAGAACGATCCGGTCAGCCCGCACAGATCGCGACCGCGGGGGCCGGCCGCATACAGGTTCCAGCCGGTGTTGGTCCCGACCGGCGCCGCGATGTCGACCGTGCGGATCCCGGCGACATCATGCCCGTCGCGGTCGGTCGTCGGCACGAGCACCCGGTACGCGCCGCCACGGAAAGGAGGCAACACCGTCTGCCTGCCGCCCTGTGATCCGAAGGTGGGACCGAATCCGGGCGCATTCAGTCCGTTGACCCGCGTCGGAAACGTGACGCCCGGAATCGCGGGAAACGTCCGCGCCACCTCATCCACGGTTGCCAGCGTCCCGCGCCGGACATCCGGGTAGTTGCTGGGAGGCGGCTCGATGCCGCGGTCGGCCCACGCGTCGAGCGCGACGATCAGCGCGCGACTGGCGGGCGCGCTGCTCCGAAAGCTGTTCGTCACGTATTCGCACGCCCCGCGGTTGGTCGGCATGGCCGCGACACCCGCGGCCCCGCCATGCGGATGGCTCGCCAGCAGGTACAGGCGGACATTGTCGGGAATCGGCACCGGGTTGCCGTGGCCGTCGTGGACGTTCAGCGACGCCTTCATCTGCCAGAACTCGTTGCTCGTATCGACGTGGAAGACGAGCGGGTCCGTCGCCGGGCGCTTCAGGATAGCGTCCCGGATGTTGGTCACCGGATCGGTAGTCACCGCGTAAGTGAGCGGCGGGTACGACTGCGAAGTGAAGTCGGACGTGCGGTCCTGGCGGGAGTAGATGTTCGGATCGGCGAACTCGACGTTGGCGAAGAGACGATGCGTGCCCGGGATGTGGATGCGGACGGCGTCGAACACGCGGCGGTGCGCCTCATCCTCGTTGAAGCCCAGGTAGAGGTAGTCGCGCAGGTACATCCCGGTCGACGAAATGCCGAGGCCATAGACGCGGCGGATGCCGACCGCTTCAGGGCCGGCCGCAATCGGATTCGGCGTCCCGGCGTCGTCCACCGTCTGGTAGCGCAGGAAGGAGGCGACGTCCCGGGTCACGGCGTAGCCGAGGCCCATGACCCACGGGTTGCGGGCCGGGTAGACGAGCTCGTAGATCTTGTCCGGGTCGAAGCCGTCGAAGAGACAGATGTCGGTGGTCGATGCCGCTAGCGACGCGTCGCCCGACGGGCACTTCCCGAAAGCCCAGCCGCCCGCGGGCACCGGCCGGCGTTCGCCGTCGATGGCGTCGCGGACGGTGAGGGCGGAATGCCCCGTGTCGGTGTCCGCCGTCTCGTAGCTCACGAAGCGGTCGTTGCCCTTGAGCGGCAGCGTGTAGATGGTCGTGCCGGGATCCGGGCGCTGCCCCGGGTCCGACGGGTACTCGATGCGGATACGCGAAACGATCGGACTGCCGTCGGCCTGCAGGGCGACCGGCAGGTTCGCGCCGAGGCGCGTCGGCGTGGTCGTGACGTCGCCCGCCCAGCCGGCGTCCACCAGCGTATAGCCGAGGCGGAAGAACAGCCCGTCGCCGGATTCGGGATCGGCCCCGGGCGGCAGCGGCGGGAACGTCTGGAAGCCGAGCTCGATGGCGTTCCCGCGGTTGTTGATGCCGTACAGCACCTTCTGGTTGCCGCGGGCCATGTCGACCGGCTTGATGATGAAGAACGGGGCGCTGAACTCCACCATGCCCCGCTCGTTACGGGGGGCGCGGTCTAGATTGACGATGACCGCGTTGAGCGGATCATCCGGGTCCACTTCCATATGAACTGTTCCGTCGAGCCGCTCGAAGGGCCCTGCGTCGCCGAATTCCCTCCCGCCGGCGTACGGCCTCGTCTGCTCCAACTCGATCCGGACGACGCGCGCATCGGCCGCCGGCGCCGCCAGGGCGGCCAGCAGACCCGCCAGGATCACGACCGCGAATGTGCGCTTCCTCACGGTGTCCCTCCTTTACGACTTCAATGGATGTCGCCACTTGAGCCCGGGAAAACGCGCGTAGTCACCGTCCGTGGTAATCCACTCACAGCCATGTTCGATGGCCATCGCGGCAAGCCAGGCGTCGGGCACCAGATTGCCCTTCGCACCGACGGCGTCGCACAAACGGCGGAAGATCCGCCAATGGTCGCTACCCGGAGAAACCGCAACGCGATTGGGGCGCTCTCTCAGTTCCTCCGCGAATTGCATCGCCTCGGCCAGGCTGCTGGGTGACACGAAGATGCGGGGGTGGGTGACGACACGCACGAAGCCACTGATCACGAGATCGCTCATGCCGAATGCCGCGTCGGAATTGACGGCCGCTTCCAGCCAGTCTCGATAGGCGCGGTGGTCCAGTGCGTCTTCGCGGTGCGCATACACGAGCACGTTCACGTCGGGGAGGATCATTCCGCGCCGTCCATCACGTCGAGCAGGGATGCCGAATCATCCAGATCGACGCCGGGGCGCAATCCGCCACGTCCGGTCGTCGTGAGTTTCACGCGCACGCGTGGCTCGTGCCTGGTCCGGGCCAACCGGGCTCTCAATGACTCCTCGATGATCGCGGTCAGCGTCACTCCGCACCGGGCGGCCTCGCGCTTCGCTTCGAGCAGGAGGCTGTCGGCCAGTCGGATTGTCGTTCGCATGATGACTAAACATACCATTGCTACATCAATATGTCTCTTTCATCGCCCGCTGGCCAATACTCCTGAGCATGCCCCGGAACAGCAGCACGTGGGCCGGGTACAGGGCGTGCCAGTAAATGCGCCCCCACAGGCCAGCCGCGTCGAAAACGGCAGTCTGTCGGATGGTGGTGGTGCCGTCGCTCTTTGAGGTGACCGCGAACTCGAGCCAGGCGTGGCCCGGCAGTTTCATGTCGGCGGCAAGCAGCAGGCGCGCATCGGGCTGGCAGTCGACGACGCGCCAGCAGTCGAGGATGTCGCCAACCGCCAGGTCTTCCGGGTCGCGCCGCCCGCGCTTCATGCCGACGCCGCCAATGAGCCGGTCGACCAGGCCGCGCAGGCGCCAGAGCCAGTTTCCGTAGTACCAGCCGCTGACGCCGCCGATGCGCCGGATGGGCGCGAACGCGGCGGCGGCGGGTACGGGCAGGTCGACGACGCGCGAATCGATGAGCCGGCTGCGGATGCGGGCGCCGCCCCAGCGCAGCGGGGTGGCGGCGGACAGGGCCTCGTCGGACCAGGGCCGGGCGGCGAACGCGGCGTCCTCTTCTTCCAGGGCGCGCCTGATGGCCTGCCGCAGGCCGAGCGGCCGGATGGGAAAGGCGGTGAGCGCGGCGTCGTCGCGCACGACGGTTGGCGTCCGGACTCCGTCGATCAGTTCGCGACCGACCCGGGCATAGACCGGGGTGGTCAACCCGAGCCAGAGACTCGACAGGCGGGGCGTCAGCAAAGGGACCGGGATGAACCAGCGCCGGAGTCCGCGCTGCCGGGCGTACTCCTGCATGATCCCGCCGTACGAGACGGCGTCGGCGCCGCCCACCTCGAATAGACGGCTCTCGCCGTGCGGCAGGTCGAGCGCGGCAACGAGATACGCGATGAGATCGGAGAGCGCGATCGGCTGCGTCGGCGTGCGGACCCAGGAGGGGCAGGTCATGACGGGCAGGCGCTCCACGAGGGCGCGCACGAGCTCGAACGACAGGCTGCCGGCGCCGATGACGATGCCGCTGCGCAACTCGACGACCGGCACACCGGACGCGCGCAGCACCTCGCCGGTTTCGTGGCGGCTCCGGAGATGGCGGGAAAGCCCGGTCTCCGCCCCGAGACCGCCTACGTAGATGATGCGGCGAGCGCCCGCCGACCGCGCCGCCTCCCCGAAGTTGCGCGCCGCCTCCCGGTCACGCGACTCGAAGTCGTGCGAGCGGGGGCCGCCCATCGAGTGGACGAGGTAGTAGGCCGTGTCGACGCCAGCGAGCGGCGCCGCCAGCGAGACGGGATCGAAGCAGTCACCCCGAACGACGGCGGTACGCGGTCCGACCCGGCCGGCCAGCGTGCCGGGCCGCCGAGTCATGCAGCGAACGGCATGGCCGCGGGCCTCGAGCGCCGCGAGCAACCGCCCGCCGATACAGCCGGTTGCGCCCGTCAGCAGGATTGTCGACCGTTGCGCGGTCTCGCTCATTCGCCATACATCTCGGTAATCAGCCTCCGAAGCCGGGCGGCAGCTTCGGCAGACAGCCGATCCGTCGCTTGTCCAAGACGCCGCTTGCTGACAGTGCGAATCTGGTCCACCGCGACCTCCGCGTCCTTCCCGGCGCAGCGCACCTGCAGCCGACCGCGCCACCGCGGATGCAACACGGTTGTCAGCGGACAGACAACGACGGTATCCAGGAACTGGTTCATCTCGTTCCTGCTCACCACGACCACGGGCCGGACCTTGCGCAGCTCCGCGCCGACTGTCGGATTGAGGTCGGCGATGTACACGCCGTAGCGCTGGGGAAACGCTGCACTACTCCAGGCCATCGTCGACAGTCACGTCCAGATCGCTCCAGTCTTCGCGCTCGGCCGCCATCGCGCGGTACGTCTCTTCCCAGGAGAGCCGCTTCGCGGAGGCGCCACGCAGCAAGACACCCTCCTCTCGTTCTTCGACAAGGAGAGAGTCGCTCCAGCCGTATTTCTGCAATAAGGGCTTCGGCAGGCGGATTCCCCGCGAATTGCCGATGGCGATCAGCTTCAGCGCCCGGATCGTCGTCATGTCGTTCATGGCGCGTGCCCCCTCCGCACGTCTGTAATTACAGTAATTACAACGACCGGCGCCGTCAAGGTTGAAGCGATGCGGAGCCGGGCGGTTGCGGACGACCCACGGCTCGGCTACG
The DNA window shown above is from Acidobacteriota bacterium and carries:
- a CDS encoding type II toxin-antitoxin system VapC family toxin, yielding MILPDVNVLVYAHREDALDHRAYRDWLEAAVNSDAAFGMSDLVISGFVRVVTHPRIFVSPSSLAEAMQFAEELRERPNRVAVSPGSDHWRIFRRLCDAVGAKGNLVPDAWLAAMAIEHGCEWITTDGDYARFPGLKWRHPLKS
- a CDS encoding DUF2191 domain-containing protein; this encodes MRTTIRLADSLLLEAKREAARCGVTLTAIIEESLRARLARTRHEPRVRVKLTTTGRGGLRPGVDLDDSASLLDVMDGAE
- a CDS encoding SDR family oxidoreductase encodes the protein MSETAQRSTILLTGATGCIGGRLLAALEARGHAVRCMTRRPGTLAGRVGPRTAVVRGDCFDPVSLAAPLAGVDTAYYLVHSMGGPRSHDFESRDREAARNFGEAARSAGARRIIYVGGLGAETGLSRHLRSRHETGEVLRASGVPVVELRSGIVIGAGSLSFELVRALVERLPVMTCPSWVRTPTQPIALSDLIAYLVAALDLPHGESRLFEVGGADAVSYGGIMQEYARQRGLRRWFIPVPLLTPRLSSLWLGLTTPVYARVGRELIDGVRTPTVVRDDAALTAFPIRPLGLRQAIRRALEEEDAAFAARPWSDEALSAATPLRWGGARIRSRLIDSRVVDLPVPAAAAFAPIRRIGGVSGWYYGNWLWRLRGLVDRLIGGVGMKRGRRDPEDLAVGDILDCWRVVDCQPDARLLLAADMKLPGHAWLEFAVTSKSDGTTTIRQTAVFDAAGLWGRIYWHALYPAHVLLFRGMLRSIGQRAMKETY
- a CDS encoding type II toxin-antitoxin system PemK/MazF family toxin, which produces MAWSSAAFPQRYGVYIADLNPTVGAELRKVRPVVVVSRNEMNQFLDTVVVCPLTTVLHPRWRGRLQVRCAGKDAEVAVDQIRTVSKRRLGQATDRLSAEAAARLRRLITEMYGE
- a CDS encoding AbrB/MazE/SpoVT family DNA-binding domain-containing protein → MNDMTTIRALKLIAIGNSRGIRLPKPLLQKYGWSDSLLVEEREEGVLLRGASAKRLSWEETYRAMAAEREDWSDLDVTVDDGLE